From Daucus carota subsp. sativus chromosome 6, DH1 v3.0, whole genome shotgun sequence, the proteins below share one genomic window:
- the LOC108224686 gene encoding vesicle-associated protein 4-1 → MPITDHRTTKSWNLCSFWKCFGARDSSSSSTHNLSPAHQNSSLESNSKPNNNFASAVKLILPITRRLRFDPSRTLYFPYEAGKQVRSAVRIKNASKSHVAFKFQTTAPKSCFMRPPGGILAPGESLIATVFKFVELPDNNEKQSDQKSKVKFKIMSLKVNAGVDYVPELFDEQKDQVVVERVLRVVFLDAERSTPALEKLKRQLAEAESAIDTRKKSPAPTGPPVVGEGLVIDEWKERREKYLARQQVEAVDSV, encoded by the exons ATGCCAATCACCGATCACCGGACCACAAAGTCATGGAACTTGTGTAGCTTCTGGAAGTGTTTTGGGGCAAGAgactcttcttcttcatctacTCATAATCTTTCTCCTGCTCACCAAAACAGCAGCCTCGAATCCAACTCTAAGCCGAACAATAACTTTGCTTCTGCTGTCAAGTTGATTCTTCCGATCACTCGTCGCCTTCGTTTCGATCCTTCCAGAACTCTCTACTTTCCAT ATGAAGCAGGTAAACAGGTGAGAAGTGCTGTGAGGATCAAGAATGCCAGCAAGTCTCATGTGGCCTTTAAG TTTCAAACCACAGCACCTAAGAGTTGTTTTATGCGGCCTCCTGGAGGAATACTTGCTCCTGGTGAAAGCCTTATTGCTACCG TGTTCAAGTTTGTGGAGCTGCCAGATAACAATGAAAAACAATCTGACCAGAAGAGCAAGGTGAAGTTTAAGATTATGAGTTTGAAGGTGAATGCAGGAGTGGATTATGTACCGGAGTTG TTTGATGAGCAAAAAGATCAGGTAGTTGTCGAGCGGGTTTTACGGGTAGTTTTCTTAGATGCAGAGCGATCGACTCCT GCATTGGAAAAACTAAAACGTCAATTGGCTGAAGCAGAGTCAGCTATAGACACACGCAAGAAATCTCCAGCCCCTACAGGTCCGCCAGTTGTCGGGGAAGGTCTCGTCATAGACGAATGG AAAGAAAGAAGGGAGAAATATCTTGCTCGCCAGCAGGTTGAAGCAGTTGATTCAGTGTAA
- the LOC135147227 gene encoding uncharacterized protein LOC135147227 encodes MSYDRSWITRRIIPGGYGFTDEYNEGVKYFLAFARSNSTKPHDPNLLIRCPCNTCRNQLHQLIPDVEFHLIATGFLESYTTWHYHGEASGSRNEQVNDQEDVYDEYEMLRDAFGPEALEVENNISEDPNEQATKFLDNVNNVGEPIYPGNIKYTQLKFISRLLHWKSRNQCSDKAFDELLLLLGDVFPEGHKLPSNYYAVKKIVKKLSLGYEKIHACENDCMLFYGDDKDLENCKYCNLSRYKAATHAGNNTIPRKVLRYFKITPRLQRLYMSTRTAEHMKYHKYRTVDEGVLSHPADGKEWKEFDKMYPDFAADFRNVRLGLATDGFPPYSNATSTVYSVWPVVLLVYNLPHTMCMKDPYMFMTLLVPGPNDPGKNLNVYLRPLIDELIDLWQVGVRTFDASTKTNFMMRAALLWTISDFPGLGMVSGWSTHGKMACHVCMGEVKAKQLPHSRKSSFYGLHKGFLEKRRKRKKGFVIRDMCASITFPQPGKPHSKERAHGFGDSHNWTHVTSFFDLPYWDSLRLRHCIDVMHTEKNVFDNIFHTILDSVKTKDTIRSRMDLQAMGIMRELWLNGTRKPKAKYNLTRDQLKLLCKWVHRLKLPDGCSSNLKRCCKISQLKFQGMKSHDCHVFMQKLLPSAFRELLPDDVNKLLYDLSNFFKDLCSTTLLASDLRKMERNIVGIVCTMETIFPPALFDPMEHLLVHLVEECILGGPVPSRWMYNIERLQRRMKQKVGNKARVEGSIAEKYIYEELTHFCSMYFESEVDTVHNMLGRNMVDDRSRDPEKLLAFTYPVELLGAYKGYHLDMDSLRVAAHYILTNMHEVAPYITMFEDEIRSQGAPLLSDIDMDKLLKDNFVTWLQNKVLEA; translated from the exons ATGTCTTATGACCGAAGTTGGATCACTCGACGAATAATTCCCGGTGGTTATGGTTTTACGGATGAATATAATGAGggagttaaatattttttggcatTTGCGAGAAGCAATTCTACAAAACCTCATGATCCAAATCTTCTTATTAGATGTCCTTGCAATACATGTAGAAATCAATTACATCAACTAATTCCCGATGTCGAGTTTCACTTAATTGCAACCGGTTTTCTCGAGAGTTATACCACATGGCATTATCATGGCGAAGCTAGCGGGTCGAGAAATGAACAAGTGAATGATCAAGAAGATGTGTATGATGAATATGAGATGTTGAGGGATGCTTTTGGGCCGGAAGCTTTGGAAGTAGAGAATAACATTTCCGAGGACCCGAACGAGCAAGCAACTAAATTTCTAGACAATGTAAACAATGTTGGGGAGCCAATATATCCGGGCAATATAAAGTACACACAATTGAAGTTTATTTCGAGATTACTACATTGGAAGAGTCGTAACCAATGTAGTGATAAAGCCTTTGATGAGTTGCTCCTTTTACTTGGGGACGTGTTTCCGGAGGGGCATAAGCTCCCTTCCAATTACTATGCTGTCAAGAAGATAGTTAAGAAGCTGAGTTTGGGGTAtgaaaaaatacatgcatgtgagaatgattgtatgttgttttATGGTGATGATAAGGATTTGGAAAATTGTAAGTATTGTAATCTGAGTCGATACAAAGCTGCAACACATGCTGGGAACAATACCATTCCGAGGAAGGTATtaagatattttaaaatcacTCCTCGATTGCAGCGTTTGTACATGTCTACCCGCACTGCTGAGCATATGAAATATCACAAGTATAGAACTGTGGATGAAGGGGTTCTTAGTCATCCTGCAGATGGAAAAGAATGGAAAGAATTTGACAAGATGTATCCTGATTTTGCAGCAGATTTTCGTAATGTCAGACTTGGTCTTGCAACTGATGGATTTCCCCCGTACAGTAATGCTACATCTACAGTATACTCAGTGTGGCCAGTTGTACTACTTGTGTATAACCTTCCACATACTATGTGTATGAAGGATCCATATATGTTCATGACACTGCTAGTACCTGGGCCAAATGATCCTGGAAAGAATCTAAATGTTTATCTTAGACCATTGATTGATGAGTTGATTGATTTATGGCAG GTCGGTGTACGTACATTTGATGCTTCTACAAAGACTAATTTTATGATGCGAGCAGCTTTGTTGTGGACTATCAGTGACTTTCCAGGATTGGGAATGGTTAGTGGGTGGTCAACCCATGGAAAGATGGCTTGTCATGTGTGTATGGGTGAAGTTAAAGCTAAGCAACTACCGCATAGTAGGAAATCCAGTTTTTATGGATTACATAAGGGATTCTTAGAAAAGcgcagaaaaagaaagaaaggttTTGTCATTCGTGACATGTGTGCAAGTATAACTTTTCCACAACCTGGGAAGCCACACAGCAAGGAAAGGGCCCATGGATTTGGTGATTCACACAACTGGACACATGTCACTAGCTTCTTTGACCTGCCATATTGGGATTCTTTGCGTTTGCGGCATTGTATTGATGTCATGCATACAGAGAAAAATGTCTTTGATAACATTTTCCACACTATTCTTGATAGTGTCAAAACAAAGGATACTATAAGATCAAGAATGGATTTGCAAGCAATGGGTATCATGCGCGAGTTATGGCTTAACGGTACACGTAAGCCAAAAGCTAAATACAACCTCACCCGAGATCAGTTGAAATTACTATGTAAATGGGTGCATAGATTGAAACTCCCAGATGGTTGTTCGTCAAACTTGAAGAGATGTTGTAAGATATCTCAATTGAAATTTCAAGGCATGAAGTCACATGATTGTCACGTATTTATGCAGAAGTTGTTGCCTTCAGCTTTTCGTGAACTTCTTCCAGATGATGTGAACAAACTACTTTATGACttgtcaaattttttcaaagacTTGTGCTCAACCACACTTCTTGCATCAGATTTGAGGAAAATGGAAAGAAACATAGTTGGGATTGTTTGTACTATGGAGACTATATTCCCTCCGGCTCTTTTTGATCCAATGGAGCATCTTCTTGTTCATTTAGTTGAGGAGTGTATACTCGGTGGCCCCGTCCCATCCCGATGGATGTATAATATTGAAAGACTACAACGCAGAATGAAGCAAAAGGTGGGGAACAAAGCACGCGTTGAAGGATCCATTGCagaaaaatacatatatgaGGAGCTCACACATTTTTGTTCTATGTACTTTGAGTCTGAAGTTGACACAGTGCACAACATGTTAGGGAGGAATATGGTTGATGATCGTTCACGGGATCCAGAAAAACTATTAGCCTTCACATATCCGGTAGAGCTTTTGGGAGCTTATAAAGGCTATCATTTAGATATGGATTCCTTGCGCGTTGCAGCACATTACATCCTCACTAATATGCATGAAGTGGCACCTTATATTAC AATGTTTGAAGATGAGATTCGAAGTCAAGGTGCACCATTGTTGAGTGATATAGATATGGATAAATTGTTAAAGGATAATTTTGTCACGTGGTTGCAAAATAAGGTATTAGAGGCCTAA
- the LOC108226677 gene encoding uncharacterized protein LOC108226677, with protein MLEGKAVIGDTDMLESTQQDALNLAAKALDIFDVTEATAIARFIKKEFDSTYGPGWQCIVGTDFGSFVTHCYGSFIHFHIGNLAVLLFRGSAGPEAEAEAEADHVEALETESIK; from the exons ATGTTGGAAGGAAAAGCTGTGATTGGTGACACCGATATGCTTGAAAGCACACAACAAGATGCGCTTAATCTAGCTGCTAAAGCCCTCGATATCTTTGATGTCACTGAAGCAACTGCTATAGCTCGTTTCATAAAGAAG GAATTTGACAGTACTTATGGACCGGGATGGCAATGCATCGTAGGGACTGATTTTGGTTCATTTGTGACTCACTGTTACGGCAGTTTCATCCATTTCCACATAGGGAATCTCGCGGTTTTGCTCTTTAGGGGTTCAGCAGGGCCAGAAGCGGAAGCAGAGGCAGAGGCTGATCATGTAGAAGCTCTGGAGACTGAAagcataaaataa
- the LOC108224513 gene encoding cyclic nucleotide-gated ion channel 4, giving the protein MATLEQQISHIIDEDDDDNEEEDDNNNEEQEEEESSARVAMTRRATCSRDKLWFLGKVLDPRASRIQEWNQVFLLVCATGLFVDPLFFYALSISEACMCLYVDAYFAITITVLRCMTDSLHVWNMWLQLKINKHPHAVNADERSRPHDTSSRTVAMRYLKARKGFFFDLFVILPIPQVVLWIVIPALLEKGSTTEVMTTFLVMFLLQYLPKIYHSVYLLRRMQNLSGYIFGTVWWGIALNLIAYFVASHAVGACWYLLGIQRATKCLTEQCMKTQSCGPKFLACETNLFYGGKNLVTASTRLLWGENKEARSLCLIADHDKFGYGAYKWTVQLVTNESRLEKILFPIFWGLMTLSTFGNLESTTDWLEVVFIIIVLTSGLLLVTMLIGNIKVFLHATTSKKQAMQLKMRNVEWWMRKRHLPQEFRQRVRNYERQRWAAMRGVDECDMIRNLPEGLRRDIKYHLCLDLVKQVPLFQHMDSLVLENICDRVKSLIFTKGETISKEGDPVQRMLFIVRGHLQSSQDLRDGVKSCCMLGPGNFSGDELLSWCLRKPFVERLPLSSSSLETLETTEAFGLEAEDVKYVTQHFRYTFVNEKVKRSARYYSPGWRTWAAVAIQLAWRRYRHRLTLSSLSFIRPRRPLSRCSSLGEDRLRLYAALLTSPKPNHDDFDF; this is encoded by the exons ATGGCTACTCTTGAACAACAAATTTCACATATCATCGACGAAGACGATGATGACAACGAAGAAGAAGACGACAACAACAacgaagaacaagaagaagaagagagcTCAGCACGAGTTGCTATGACGAGAAGAGCCACGTGCAGTCGCGATAAACTATGGTTTCTGGGGAAGGTTTTGGACCCTAGGGCCTCGAGGATTCAAGAATGGAACCAAGTGTTCCTTTTAGTATGCGCAACTGGTTTGTTTGTAGATCCGCTCTTCTTTTACGCCCTCTCTATAAGCGAAGCCTGCATGTGTTTATATGTGGACGCTTATTTTGCAATCACCATCACGGTTCTTCGATGCATGACGGATTCTCTGCACGTATGGAACATGTGGTTGCAGTTGAAGATAAATAAACACCCGCATGCTGTCAATGCGGACGAGAGAAGCCGTCCACATGATACGAGCTCACGCACCGTGGCCATGCGCTACTTGAAGGCTAGGAAGGGCTTCTTTTTTGATCTCTTTGTCATCCTACCTATACCTCAG GTTGTCTTATGGATAGTAATCCCAGCGTTACTGGAAAAGGGTTCGACGACAGAAGTGATGACAACATTTCTAGTCATGTTTCTACTGCAGTATTTACCAAAGATTTACCACTCTGTATACCTCTTGCGCAGAATGCAAAATCTTTCCGGTTATATTTTCGGGACCGTATGGTGGGGAATTGCTCTCAATTTGATTGCTTATTTCGTTGCCTCCCAT GCTGTAGGAGCATGTTGGTACTTATTAGGAATCCAGAGAGCAACAAAATGCTTGACAGAACAATGCATGAAAACACAAAGTTGTGGCCCTAAATTTTTGGCTTGCGAAACCAATCTATTTTATGGAGGAAAAAACCTGGTGACAGCCAGCACAAGACTGTTATGGGGAGAAAATAAAGAAGCTAGGTCTCTGTGTCTCATTGCTGATCATGATAAATTTGGTTATGGAGCTTATAAATGGACGGTTCAACTTGTCACAAATGAGAGCCGTTTGGAAAAAATACTGTTTCCCATCTTCTGGGGCCTTATGACACTTAG CACATTCGGGAACTTGGAGAGCACCACAGATTGGTTAGAAGTTGTGTTTATCATAATTGTTCTTACGAGTGGACTCTTACTAGTCACTATGTTAATTGGTAATATCAAG GTGTTTTTGCATGCAACAACGTCAAAGAAACAGGCGATGCAGTTGAAGATGAGGAACGTTGAGTGGTGGATGAGAAAGAGGCATTTGCCGCAAGAGTTTAGGCAGAGAGTGCGCAACTATGAGAGGCAGCGTTGGGCTGCCATGCGTGGCGTTGATGAATGTGATATGATCAGGAATCTCCCTGAAGGTCTTAGGAGGGATATTAAGTATCATCTCTGTTTGGACTTGGTCAAGCAG GTGCCTTTGTTTCAGCACATGGATAGTTTGGTTCTGGAGAACATATGTGACCGTGTCAAGTCCCTCATATTCACTAAGGGAGAAACC ATATCAAAGGAAGGTGATCCGGTTCAGAGAATGCTGTTTATAGTAAGAGGACACCTACAAAGCAGCCAAGATTTAAGAGATGGTGTAAAAAGTTGCTGCATGTTAGGCCCTGGAAACTTCAGTGGCGACGAGCTTTTATCATGGTGTCTTAGGAAACCTTTTGTGGAAAGATTGCCtttatcttcatcatcactagAAACTCTTGAAACAACTGAAGCTTTTGGGCTAGAAGCGGAAGATGTGAAGTATGTAACACAGCATTTTAGGTACACATTTGTGAATGAGAAAGTGAAGCGCAGTGCTAGGTATTATTCGCCTGGTTGGAGAACTTGGGCAGCTGTTGCAATTCAGTTGGCTTGGCGGAGGTATAGGCACCGCTTGACGCTGAGTTCCTTGTCATTTATAAGGCCAAGGAGACCCTTGTCAAGGTGTTCATCACTTGGGGAAGATAGGTTAAGGCTCTATGCTGCTCTGTTAACTTCACCTAAGCCTAATCATGATGATTTCGATTTCTGA